The following proteins are co-located in the Rattus norvegicus strain BN/NHsdMcwi chromosome X, GRCr8, whole genome shotgun sequence genome:
- the Usp27x gene encoding ubiquitin carboxyl-terminal hydrolase 27 has protein sequence MCKDYVYDIDIEQIAKEEQGEALKLQASTSTEFSQQQCSVPSLGEKYPTWETTKPELELLGHNPRRRRIASSFTIGLRGLINLGNTCFMNCIVQALTHTPILRDFFLSDRHRCEMPSPELCLVCEMSSLFRELYSGNPSPHVPYKLLHLVWIHARHLAGYRQQDAHEFLIAALDVLHRHCKGDDVGKVASNPNHCNCIIDQIFTGGLQSDVTCQACHGVSTTIDPCWDISLDLPGSCTSFWPMSPGRESSLNGESHIPGVTTLTDCLRRFTRPEHLGSSAKIKCGSCQSYQESTKQLTMKKLPVVACFHFKRFEHSAKQRRKITTYISFPLELDMTPFMASSKETRMNGQLQLPTNSGNNENKYSLFAVVNHQGTLESGHYTSFIRHHRDQWFKCDDAVITKASIKDVLDSEGYLLFYHKQVLEHEPEKVKEMTTQAY, from the coding sequence ATGTGTAAAGACTATGTGTATGACATAGACATTGAGCAAATTGCCAAAGAAGAGCAAGGAGAAGCCTTGAAATTACAAGCGTCCACCTCGACAGAGTTTTCTCAGCAGCAGTGTTCAGTGCCGAGCCTTGGTGAGAAGTACCCCACCTGGGAAACCACCAAACCTGAGTTAGAACTGCTGGGGCACAACCCACGGAGAAGAAGGATCGCCTCCAGCTTTACCATCGGCTTACGAGGACTAATTAATCTTGGCAACACGTGTTTTATGAACTGCATCGTCCAGGCCCTGACCCACACTCCAATACTGagagatttctttctctctgatagGCACCGGTGTGAAATGCCCAGCCCTGAGTTGTGTCTGGTCTGTGAGATGTCTTCGCTCTTTCGGGAGCTGTATTCTGGAAACCCATCTCCTCATGTGCCCTACAAGTTACTGCACCTGGTGTGGATTCATGCTCGTCATCTAGCAGGGTACAGGCAACAGGATGCCCATGAGTTCCTCATCGCGGCCCTAGATGTCCTGCACAGGCACTGCAAGGGTGACGATGTTGGCAAGGTGGCCAGCAACCCCAACCACTGTAACTGCATCATAGACCAAATCTTCACAGGTGGCCTGCAGTCCGATGTTACCTGTCAAGCCTGCCATGGTGTCTCCACCACTATAGACCCATGCTGGGACATTAGTCTGGACTTGCCTGGCTCTTGTACATCCTTCTGGCCCATGAGTcctgggagggagagcagcttgAATGGAGAAAGCCACATACCAGGCGTTACCACCCTCACGGACTGCTTGCGGAGGTTTACAAGGCCAGAGCACTTAGGCAGTAGTGCCAAAATCAAGTGTGGTAGTTGCCAAAGCTACCAAGAATCTACCAAACAGCTCACTATGAAGAAGTTACCAGTAGTTGCCTGCTTTCATTTCAAACGATTTGAACACTCAGCGAAACAGAGGCGCAAGATCACGACGTACATTTCCTTCCCTCTGGAGCTGGATATGACACCATTTATGGCGTCGAGTAAAGAGACCCGGATGAATGGACAGTTGCAGCTGCCGACCAACAGTGGCAACAACGAGAATAAGTATTCCTTGTTTGCTGTGGTTAATCACCAAGGAACCTTGGAGAGTGGCCACTACACCAGCTTCATTCGGCACCACAGGGACCAGTGGTTCAAGTGTGATGATGCTGTAATCACCAAGGCCAGTATTAAGGATGTTCTGGACAGTGAAGGGTATTTACTGTTCTATCACAAACAGGTCCTGGAACATGAGCCAGAAAAGGTGAAAGAAATGACTACACAAGCCTACTGA